TGCCACATCTTGAGCAAAACGCATTTCATGGGTTACGACAATCATCGTCATCCCTTCCTGGGCAAGATCCTTCATAACCTTTAATACTTCTCCTACAAGCTCTGGATCGAGCGCAGATGTTGGCTCATCGAACAGCATAACCTCCGGCTCCATTGCCAATGCTCGGGCAATTCCAACGCGCTGCTGCTGACCGCCGGATAACTGTGCCGGATAGTAGTCGAATTTATCGCCAAGACCAACTTTTTCAAGGAGGATTTGTGCTTTTTTTCTGGCGCTTGCTTGATCCTCGCCCTTTACAATAACAGGCCCCTCCATAACATTCTCCAAGGCTGTTTTGTGAGGGAATAAATTATAACTTTGAAAAACCATCCCAGTTAATCGCCTGAACGCGGCAATACTTTTTTTCGAAACTTTATCGGAAAAATCGAGACTGTTTCCTTCGATGGAAATAACCCCTTTGGTCGGTGTTTCTAACACGTTCAAACAGCGCAGCATCGTTGTCTTTCCTGAACCCGATGGCCCAATGACAACTACCACTTTGCCTTTTTCCACATTGAGGTCAATTCCTTTAAGTACCTCTAACGTACCAAATTGTTTATTCAATCCTTTAATTGAGATCATCGGTCAAACTCCCTTTTTCAACTCATACAAAGTTTTTAATTATTGGCCTCATTTTATTAGGCCAAATACCGATCCATTCTTTTTTCCAAGAATTGCTGAACAATGGATAGTAGAAAGCAAATGACCCAATACAATAAAGCAGCTTCTGAATAAACCAATAAAAATTCATAGTTTCGGGAAGCTATTTCCTGTGCATGGCGAAACATTTCGGTAACAAGTACAAGTGACGCAAGCGATGTATCTTTAACAAGACTGATAAACGTATTGGATAATGGCGGGACGGATACTCTTGCGGCTTGGGGCAGAATAATTCTTCTTAATGCCTGGGAATAAGACATCCCAATCGAATATGCTGCTTCCCATTGTCCTTTTGGTGTAGAGAGAATTGCTGCCCGAATGATTTCCGATGCATAGGCTCCAACGTTTAAGGAAAAACCAATGACCGCAGAAGGATACGGATCAAGGGTGACACCGATATTAGGCAGCCCATAGAAAATAATGAAAAGCTGAACCAATAATGGTGTACCGCGAATGATCGAAACATAGATTCTTGCAATGATTTGCAAAAATTTAATACTTGAAATGCGGGCCAATGCTGTCAGTACGGCTAAAATGAGTCCGACAACAAAGGAAATAATGGTTAAGGGAATCGTATACATGACAGCTCCCTCCAGCATGGGCTGGAGGGAACTTTTTGCAATGTCAATTAACCGAGGGTCAGTAAAAATACTACTTAAGTACATCTTGACCAAACCATTTCTCAGAGATTTTTTTGTATGTGCCGTCAGCAATCATGTCTTTTAATGCCTTATTTACAGCATCCACAAGTGTATTAGAACCTTTTCTGAACATAAATGCACTTTGTGATGCATCAGCGCTGGTAGCTGCAATTTTCACCGGTGCATTTGGTTTTTGTTTTGTATAATCTAGGAATGCAATTTTGTCATTCACCGTTACGTCAACACGCTTTTGAGAAAGAAGCTCAATTGCTTGTTCAAAGCCGTCTACGCCGACAATTTTAGCACCATATTTTTTCGCCAAATCTGCATAGTTACTTGTCAATGATTGTGCAGAGTTTAAGCCTTTAATGTCATTGAAAGATTTTACTTTATTGTTGTTCTTCGCAGTAATAACAACAGCTTCTGAAGTGATATACGAGCTTGAGAAATCATATTTTTTCTGACGGTCAGGATTAATGCCTACTTCATTGGCGATCATGTCAAAACGTTTTGCGTCAAGGCCTGCAAACATGGCATCCCATTGAGTTTCTTTAAATTCCGCTTTCACACCAAGGCGCTTTGCTACTTCTTGGGCAATCTCAACATCAAAACCAGTTAGTTTGCCGCTGTTATCATGGAACGTGAATGGAGAATATGTACCTTCAGTACCAATTGTCAGTACACCTGCATCCTTTACTTGTTTCAATAAATCCCCGCCTGCTGTCTGGCTGGAATCGGATTTTTTTGTATTATCGCCTGTTTTATTGTTATCTGCAGTACCGCAAGCAGATAGTAAAAACATAAAACTTAAAACTAGAGTAAAAATAACTGATAATTTTTTCATTTCTATACCCCCTAATTCTGATAGTTCTTGTTGGATTTATTAATCATCTTAGTATAAGATCGCCATTCTGTCAAAGGATTTATAGGGTTATTTTCCCCATTTTAAAAAAATAAAACCCATCAGAATCTCTCTGATGGATTTTTAATTAGGCAGATACTGTATTTTTTTGTTCTACCTTTTCCTGTTTTTTCATCAGCGGGCGGCAGAAGAATAAACCACTGGCCAACAGGAGTACACCATAAGTAAAGGTTTTAATGTCCGCTGTCCCTGCAATAATGACCCATGTTGAATAAATGGTAGCCAAAATGGCAATGACGCCATCCATCCACCTTGTTTTATTGCCTTCATATGTTTCACCAGTGATCACTAATTTCATCTGATAGATTGAAGAAATAAAATACGGAACTAAATAGGCCAGGGTAGCTATTAATACAATAAAGTCAAATGCCCCAGAAATCGATTTGGAAACAGTTGAAAAAATAAACAATTGACCTAATCCATTTGTTAATAAAAGCGAAAAAACAGGCAATCCCTTTTTATTTTCCTTCATAAAGCTTGGCAGGAATAATCTCTGCTTTGCCGCTTGATAAGGTACTTCCGCACTTAGCATAACCCAGCCAATGGTCGACCCGAATAAGCTAATTAAACCTATTGCTGCAAGAACCTTACAGCCTAAAGGACCCATAACAGTCTGAATGGCATCTATTAATGGTTTGTCAGAGTGGATCAATGTTTTTTGGTCGAGCATACCCATGGCAAGAAAGCTGATTCCGACATAAATAACCAGAGAGATCAATAGCCCTAGAATGGTTGCTCCTTTTATGTCGGAGCTTTTTTTAGCTCGACCTGAAAACACCATAGCCGATTCAATTCCGATAAAGGCCCACAAAGTATTAACAGCTGCATTATTCACTTGCGGCAGCAGACCGAGCGTATGTCCGGCAGCGTCTGTACGCGGCGCCACAAACGGCAAGATATTGCTTTTTTGAAATGCAAACAACCCAACGATGATAAATAAGAAAAATCCTGCCACTTTAGCAGCTGTAGCTACAAAGTTTAACCTTCCGGCGCTTTCCATTCCGCGTAAAATAATGAAATGTATTCCCCATAACAGGATCGTGCATATTATAAATGTCAATCCATTTCCTACTCTTAATGTGAAGCCGTTAATGGTAACCAATGGAGCATTGCTTGTTAAAACGGGAAAGAAGGTTGACAGGTACCCCGCAAAAGTGGTTATGACCGCAACAATACCGGCAATATTTCCAATCCAGTAGCCCCAAGAAGACATAAATCCTGATAGGGTAGAAGCTTTGGAACCTTGTTTAAACAGTTGGCCGGCATATATTTGCGGTCCACCCTGAATATTGGGCTTTCGGATCCCCAAATTGCCAAATACCAAAGCAAGCATTAATACTCCAAAGCCAGTAAGCAGCCATGCTGCAATAACTCCTGCAGGACTTGCTGCTGCTGAAAGCGATCTTGGCAGCATAAATATACCAGAACCAACCATATTTCCAACAACAAGTGCGGTTAACAGCCAAAATCCTAATTTATTTGTTTTTCCCATAAAGCAAACTCCTCTCAAGTTGCATAACTTTTTCAAAATAACATTCCGTTTCATCCGCTTTTAGAATAATCCCGCCCATATCCTTTGTCAATAAAAAATTTTACTTTGCTAAAGTATTAGAGAATTAAAATATTTTAGCGAAAAATAAAAACCCGTCCAAAGGACGGGTTAATAAATAAACGTAAACGGCTGCCAGTGATATATCGCGGCCGCTGATATGAAAATCTTATTTCCACCAGTCATCAAACATAGATACTGGAAGACGGCGTTTATGTTCTGTTACCAGATAACGTTTTTCAATCTTTTCAGCAACCTCTGGTGAAATGGCCTTTCCTTCTAAATAATCATCCAGTTCATCATAAGAAATTCCAAGCTCTGTCTCATCCGCTTGACCTGGCTTATGGTCAAGAAGATCGGCTGTAGGGACCTTAAGATAAAGTCGTTCATCCGCTCCAAGCTCTTTCAATAATGCTTTTCCCTGACGCTTTGTTAGACCGGATAACGGAAGAATATCTGCCCCGCCATCGCCGTACTTGGTAAAAAATCCTGTTACCGCCTCTGCAGCATGATCAGTGCCGATAACAAGAAGCCCTTCCATTCCGCCTACCGCGTATTGGGCGATCATTCTCATTCTTGCCTTCACATTCCCTTTATGATAATCGCTTAACGCTTCACCTTGAACACTGGCGTTATACTCGTTTTGCACTTCATCTACAGGTGATTTGACATTAAAAACCACTTCACGGTCTGCACGAATAAAGGCAAGGGAACGCATGGCATCCTCCTCATCCTTCTGGACACCATAGGGAAGTCGGACTGCTATAAATTGTACGTCTGTTCCTTCCTTACGCATCTCCTCAACCGTCAGCTGAGCAAGTCTTCCGGCAAGTGTAGAGTCCTGTCCCCCGCTGATTCCCAAAACGTAACCCTTCGCTTTTGTTTTCAGCAAATAATTTTTCAAAAAGTCGATCCGTTTGCGGATTTCTTCCTTCGGATTAATGTCGGGGCTAACATTTAAATCTTGCATAATTTGCTGCTGCAAATTCATCCTAAAGTACCTCCTAAAGTGAGTAGTGATATATGTAATCTACCATACTTTTCGTTTATTCGCCTATTTTCAGCTGTTTGAAGATAACTGATAAAGATCTTCGGCCATTTTATGAATATCTGTCTGTTTATCCCGAGTGTTCAGCAGAATGGCTATGGCCGTTTTATCATGATAGTAGGCATGTATCGATTCAAAGCCGCTCAGAACCCCTCTGCTGTAATAGCGATTGCCTTTATTATACACACCTAAACCATAGGAGGAAGTCGATCCAGGTGTCAGCATTTTTTTTACACTTGGTGTTGATATAAGCTTTCCTCCCATTAAAGCCTGATCAAATAAACATAAATCCAATACGGTTGAATAGATATCACCACACCCAAACAAGAGCGGAATATTTAGTTTCGGAGCAAGGATGACCTGGCGGCCCGCTTTCACATAACCAACCGAACGATATGGTGCAGGATTCTTTGTTGTCATAAAGCCGGAATGATGCATCATCGCTTTATCGAAAATATTTTTTTGAATATAATCGTGAAGCGGTTCCCCTGCTGTTTTTTCGACAATAAGGCCAAGTATAAAATAGTTAATATCATTGTAATCCCACTTCGAGCCAGCAGGGAATTTAACTTCATCGTTTACGATTTTCTGCATAATGTCTGATGGCTTTGGATCTCGGTTTAGAATGATCGGCGTCTTTACACCTGAAGTGTGATTTAATAAATGAAGCAGTTTGATTTGATCTCCGTTTGGAAAATCAGGAATATACTTAGAAATCGGATCAAGCACATTGAGTTTTCCTTTTTCCTGAAGTTGAATCACACTGACAGCTACAATGGATTTGGTGATCGAACCGATCGGATATGTTGTCTCGGCAGTATTAGTCATTCTTTTATTAAAATTGGAGAAACCGGCCCCTTCGTTAAACAGGATTTTTTCCCCTTTCAAAATTGCAATACTGCCATTTATATCATTGGAACGAATATAGTCCCTTATCTTCCAAGCAATGTTCGCCTGCTTTTGAGCAATGGCCCGGTGCCCGCTTTTTGCGGAGACAATGCGTTCTTGCTGTGAATACTGGGATTGACAGCCAGTCTGGGAAGCGCCCATAATGACTGCAAGCAGCGGGACGATTAAGCTTTTAATCTTCACGTTGTCACATCTTCTTTCTGGATTCCAGTTTTATCTATGCCTTATTATGGATAAAAGGAAATGTATTTATTTGTGAAATTGTCTGTTTATTGAGGTACTCACGAACAAAAAATAGGGTATACATGACTTGTAAACCCTGACGGAGGTATGAATGATGGATGCAAAAACATGCAATGAGTCAAGAGTGGTAAGAACAAGCAGGATTTTCCCTAATGATGTAAACAATCATAATACACTGTTTGGTGGAAAATTAATGAGTGATATTGATATGCTGGCATCTATAACGGCTGGAAGGCATAGCCGAAAAGAGTGTGTTACGGCATCAACCGATTCTGTGGATTTCTTAAGCCCTATTACACCAAAGGATTCCGTCTGTATGGAATCTTTCGTTACCTGGACTGGTACAACTTCAATGGAGGTTTTTGTTAAAGTGATTGCAGAAAATCTGTTAACTGGTGATCGTAAAATTGCTGCCACAGCTTTTTTGACCTTTGTCGCACTTGATGACAACGGCCAACCTTCTGGAGTCCCTGGGATCATCCCAGAAACGGAAGAGGAGAAGAAACTCTTTGAAACAGGAAAAGAACGAGCCGAAAAGCGGAAATTGCATCGAAAAAACAGTAAAGAACTGGCAAGCTATTTTACCACAAGGAAGCCATGGGAATAAAAACATTGGAAGTAATAAGGTTCGCGCTTTCTGCCGCGAACCTTTTACTGTAATTTTTGTAATTTTCTCCGATCCGGTGCATGCGGAGGCATTTCCAGCCAGCCGCGATCAACCATTATATTAAATCCCTTCGCACCATACATTAAAACCTCTGCGATATATTTTTCATATTGCAGAGCCAAATCTGTTCTCATCGATAAAGAAAGGGCATGGCCAATCAAAGTGATATCTATTGCATTCAGCGAATGAAATAGCATAACCACTAGTCGATCAGAAAACGGAGGAATGGTCGAATCCGATACTTCCACATTTAACGGGACATTCCCCAACAGTTCCTCTCTTTTTAGAATATCATTAAAGGTGTTAATTTGTTTCTCAGAAATTTTCTTTCCTTCCTGGATATATTCATGAATTTCTTTATCTTTTACTACCTGGAGCAAACCCATACATAGAAGGATGGAGAAATAATTTCGTTCCGTATTAAAAAAAATTTCCGTTATCTCAACCGCATTAATAGGTCTCTTTTTTCCAAAACCGCTGATATAGGATTTTTTTTCAACAAACTCCACTTCTTTTGGATAAGGAATTTTAGGTGACCGATCATAAATACCTTTTGAGAGCATTAAAGTAGTTGCTTCCCGATATAAAACCGTAGAATCGTTAATCATCAAACTAAAAAGGTCCATTATATCTTTTCG
Above is a genomic segment from Neobacillus endophyticus containing:
- a CDS encoding serine hydrolase domain-containing protein, whose protein sequence is MKIKSLIVPLLAVIMGASQTGCQSQYSQQERIVSAKSGHRAIAQKQANIAWKIRDYIRSNDINGSIAILKGEKILFNEGAGFSNFNKRMTNTAETTYPIGSITKSIVAVSVIQLQEKGKLNVLDPISKYIPDFPNGDQIKLLHLLNHTSGVKTPIILNRDPKPSDIMQKIVNDEVKFPAGSKWDYNDINYFILGLIVEKTAGEPLHDYIQKNIFDKAMMHHSGFMTTKNPAPYRSVGYVKAGRQVILAPKLNIPLLFGCGDIYSTVLDLCLFDQALMGGKLISTPSVKKMLTPGSTSSYGLGVYNKGNRYYSRGVLSGFESIHAYYHDKTAIAILLNTRDKQTDIHKMAEDLYQLSSNS
- the nadE gene encoding ammonia-dependent NAD(+) synthetase, coding for MNLQQQIMQDLNVSPDINPKEEIRKRIDFLKNYLLKTKAKGYVLGISGGQDSTLAGRLAQLTVEEMRKEGTDVQFIAVRLPYGVQKDEEDAMRSLAFIRADREVVFNVKSPVDEVQNEYNASVQGEALSDYHKGNVKARMRMIAQYAVGGMEGLLVIGTDHAAEAVTGFFTKYGDGGADILPLSGLTKRQGKALLKELGADERLYLKVPTADLLDHKPGQADETELGISYDELDDYLEGKAISPEVAEKIEKRYLVTEHKRRLPVSMFDDWWK
- a CDS encoding acyl-CoA thioesterase — its product is MDAKTCNESRVVRTSRIFPNDVNNHNTLFGGKLMSDIDMLASITAGRHSRKECVTASTDSVDFLSPITPKDSVCMESFVTWTGTTSMEVFVKVIAENLLTGDRKIAATAFLTFVALDDNGQPSGVPGIIPETEEEKKLFETGKERAEKRKLHRKNSKELASYFTTRKPWE
- a CDS encoding amino acid permease gives rise to the protein MGKTNKLGFWLLTALVVGNMVGSGIFMLPRSLSAAASPAGVIAAWLLTGFGVLMLALVFGNLGIRKPNIQGGPQIYAGQLFKQGSKASTLSGFMSSWGYWIGNIAGIVAVITTFAGYLSTFFPVLTSNAPLVTINGFTLRVGNGLTFIICTILLWGIHFIILRGMESAGRLNFVATAAKVAGFFLFIIVGLFAFQKSNILPFVAPRTDAAGHTLGLLPQVNNAAVNTLWAFIGIESAMVFSGRAKKSSDIKGATILGLLISLVIYVGISFLAMGMLDQKTLIHSDKPLIDAIQTVMGPLGCKVLAAIGLISLFGSTIGWVMLSAEVPYQAAKQRLFLPSFMKENKKGLPVFSLLLTNGLGQLFIFSTVSKSISGAFDFIVLIATLAYLVPYFISSIYQMKLVITGETYEGNKTRWMDGVIAILATIYSTWVIIAGTADIKTFTYGVLLLASGLFFCRPLMKKQEKVEQKNTVSA
- a CDS encoding amino acid ABC transporter substrate-binding protein, translated to MKKLSVIFTLVLSFMFLLSACGTADNNKTGDNTKKSDSSQTAGGDLLKQVKDAGVLTIGTEGTYSPFTFHDNSGKLTGFDVEIAQEVAKRLGVKAEFKETQWDAMFAGLDAKRFDMIANEVGINPDRQKKYDFSSSYITSEAVVITAKNNNKVKSFNDIKGLNSAQSLTSNYADLAKKYGAKIVGVDGFEQAIELLSQKRVDVTVNDKIAFLDYTKQKPNAPVKIAATSADASQSAFMFRKGSNTLVDAVNKALKDMIADGTYKKISEKWFGQDVLK
- a CDS encoding amino acid ABC transporter permease gives rise to the protein MYLSSIFTDPRLIDIAKSSLQPMLEGAVMYTIPLTIISFVVGLILAVLTALARISSIKFLQIIARIYVSIIRGTPLLVQLFIIFYGLPNIGVTLDPYPSAVIGFSLNVGAYASEIIRAAILSTPKGQWEAAYSIGMSYSQALRRIILPQAARVSVPPLSNTFISLVKDTSLASLVLVTEMFRHAQEIASRNYEFLLVYSEAALLYWVICFLLSIVQQFLEKRMDRYLA
- a CDS encoding DUF3231 family protein codes for the protein MGEQRIMLSSSEIGSLWAIYLQESMKVCLLTYFLHYVEDEEVKEQLERAYKMVKGHFDQITKVLNEEGIPLPTGFTEKDLNLEAPKLFYDMFALSFVYSISRMTIISISFVLANVARKDIMDLFSLMINDSTVLYREATTLMLSKGIYDRSPKIPYPKEVEFVEKKSYISGFGKKRPINAVEITEIFFNTERNYFSILLCMGLLQVVKDKEIHEYIQEGKKISEKQINTFNDILKREELLGNVPLNVEVSDSTIPPFSDRLVVMLFHSLNAIDITLIGHALSLSMRTDLALQYEKYIAEVLMYGAKGFNIMVDRGWLEMPPHAPDRRKLQKLQ
- a CDS encoding amino acid ABC transporter ATP-binding protein; translated protein: MISIKGLNKQFGTLEVLKGIDLNVEKGKVVVVIGPSGSGKTTMLRCLNVLETPTKGVISIEGNSLDFSDKVSKKSIAAFRRLTGMVFQSYNLFPHKTALENVMEGPVIVKGEDQASARKKAQILLEKVGLGDKFDYYPAQLSGGQQQRVGIARALAMEPEVMLFDEPTSALDPELVGEVLKVMKDLAQEGMTMIVVTHEMRFAQDVADEVVFMDGGVIVERNKPEEIFNHPKEERTRKFLNMLQ